A window of Cellulomonas fimi contains these coding sequences:
- a CDS encoding ANTAR domain-containing protein translates to MHSQAEAQVGQYRFTSGDDRWRWSDEMFEIHGMEAGEVVPTRDLFLRHVRADHRDRVAAALEACERDGTPVGEHYVLVDLAGDERAVTLSGGRDQGADGAVVSGFLVDVSVSQRATVADAVNVQLHQALESHAVIDQAKGVLMLVYGIDGDAAFELLRWSSQQRNVRLLALAERLVGAVESAGGLAPTSRAKLDELFFQSLGEEAAPASGGAPTHGLTVSSRVVGGVPVVAARGPVDLATAGVLSAAIAAASGAARQSGRLVVDLREATHVGSAGVSVLASLDRRARTHGTTLRVLVAPDSSLLLAAGHGLEVAVVDPAGAVGALS, encoded by the coding sequence GTGCACAGCCAGGCAGAGGCTCAGGTCGGCCAGTACCGGTTCACCTCCGGCGACGACCGGTGGCGCTGGTCCGACGAGATGTTCGAGATCCACGGCATGGAGGCCGGCGAGGTCGTGCCGACGCGCGACCTTTTCCTGCGCCACGTCCGTGCCGACCACCGCGACCGCGTCGCCGCCGCCCTCGAGGCGTGCGAGCGCGACGGGACCCCGGTCGGCGAGCACTACGTCCTCGTCGACCTCGCCGGCGACGAGCGGGCGGTCACCCTCAGCGGTGGACGCGACCAGGGCGCCGACGGGGCCGTCGTCAGCGGCTTCCTCGTGGACGTGAGCGTCAGCCAGCGCGCCACCGTCGCCGACGCCGTCAACGTGCAGCTGCACCAGGCGCTCGAGTCGCACGCCGTCATCGACCAGGCCAAGGGCGTCCTGATGCTCGTCTACGGCATCGACGGCGACGCGGCGTTCGAGCTGCTGCGGTGGAGCTCGCAGCAGCGCAACGTGCGCCTGCTCGCGCTCGCGGAGCGCCTCGTCGGGGCCGTCGAGAGCGCCGGCGGCCTCGCGCCGACCTCGCGCGCGAAGCTCGACGAGCTGTTCTTCCAGTCGCTCGGCGAGGAGGCCGCGCCCGCGTCGGGCGGGGCGCCCACCCATGGCCTGACCGTGTCCTCCCGGGTCGTCGGCGGCGTGCCCGTCGTCGCCGCGCGCGGGCCCGTCGACCTCGCCACCGCGGGCGTCCTGTCCGCGGCGATCGCCGCGGCATCGGGTGCCGCCCGGCAGTCGGGACGCCTCGTCGTCGACCTGCGCGAGGCCACGCACGTCGGCTCGGCGGGCGTCTCCGTGCTCGCCTCGCTCGACCGGCGCGCCCGCACCCACGGCACCACGCTGCGCGTGCTCGTCGCACCCGACAGCTCGCTGCTGCTCGCCGCAGGTCACGGCCTCGAGGTCGCGGTCGTCGACCCGGCCGGCGCGGTCGGTGCGTTGAGCTGA
- a CDS encoding ATP-binding SpoIIE family protein phosphatase, with protein sequence MTDPSRPPLAVEATLQAFDGLPVAVAAIRQDGVVVTANRAAQQLGIGQVVGRQAADTLTDVVGRRMMPRLEEALRTRRGLAPEEVLLEVGDEHRDVWVRLSLAPWLDDADEYQGMIVTAEDVTAAVEQRLAEEARVAGVEESYEVARDVIIALQGALLPSSVPILPLVDVAATYLVAGREQAAGGDWFDAAVTPDGRISLTVGDVVGHGVAASAAMSQMRAILASRLLDGAPVGDALASLDRYARVATDAFATSVCVVVLDPETGALDYATRGHPAPLVVGPTCSRWLPSTGGGPLGIEDGSEVGHDRLAEDEALLLFTDGLVEVVGRRLDDRMRQVVDAAEHAVRGAVIGRYAGRTVGERLCLHVPWALDEGFVDDVTVLAAARRTAPPDLDLEVPADAGRLADVRAEVDAWARTVGLEARERAALVLAASEAATNSIEHAYAGADPGRIRVEGRLRRTTVTLAVADDGAWRPPAPDPGDRGRGLSMVASSGARLSVDAGETGTRVEFEIDARRRAPVGSPVVGPTAVLTGGPEVTVGDDGVIRIGGVLDTESAAALVDAEVRSRSRGGIVPVTVEIAPTAFLGSAAVRAIERYVRGADPAARRVEVVVQGGSPAAQTLAVVGTPVVTR encoded by the coding sequence ATGACGGACCCGTCGCGGCCCCCGCTCGCCGTCGAGGCCACCCTCCAGGCGTTCGACGGCCTCCCCGTCGCGGTCGCCGCGATCCGGCAGGACGGCGTCGTCGTGACCGCCAACCGCGCCGCTCAGCAGCTGGGCATCGGCCAGGTGGTCGGGCGGCAGGCGGCCGACACGCTCACGGACGTCGTCGGCCGGCGGATGATGCCGCGGCTCGAGGAGGCGCTGCGGACCCGTCGCGGCCTCGCGCCCGAGGAGGTGCTGCTCGAGGTCGGCGACGAGCACCGGGACGTCTGGGTACGCCTGTCCCTCGCCCCGTGGCTGGACGACGCCGACGAGTACCAGGGCATGATCGTCACGGCCGAGGACGTCACGGCGGCCGTCGAGCAGCGGCTCGCCGAGGAGGCGCGCGTCGCGGGCGTCGAGGAGAGCTACGAGGTCGCCCGGGACGTCATCATCGCCCTGCAGGGCGCGCTGCTCCCGTCGTCGGTCCCGATCCTGCCGCTCGTCGACGTCGCGGCCACCTACCTCGTCGCGGGCCGCGAGCAGGCGGCGGGCGGTGACTGGTTCGACGCCGCCGTCACGCCCGACGGGCGGATCTCGCTCACCGTCGGCGACGTGGTCGGGCACGGCGTCGCGGCGTCCGCGGCCATGAGCCAGATGCGCGCGATCCTCGCGTCCCGGCTGCTCGACGGTGCGCCCGTCGGGGACGCCCTCGCCTCGCTCGACCGGTACGCCCGGGTGGCGACCGACGCGTTCGCGACCTCCGTCTGCGTCGTCGTCCTCGACCCCGAGACGGGCGCGCTGGACTACGCGACCCGCGGGCACCCCGCGCCGCTCGTCGTCGGTCCCACCTGCTCGCGCTGGCTGCCGTCGACCGGCGGCGGACCGCTGGGGATCGAGGACGGCAGCGAGGTGGGCCACGACCGCCTCGCCGAGGACGAGGCCCTCCTGCTGTTCACGGACGGCCTGGTCGAGGTCGTCGGACGTCGGCTCGACGACCGCATGCGGCAGGTGGTCGACGCCGCCGAGCACGCCGTGCGTGGCGCCGTCATCGGCCGCTACGCGGGCCGGACGGTCGGCGAGCGGCTCTGCCTGCACGTCCCGTGGGCGCTCGACGAGGGGTTCGTCGACGACGTCACCGTCCTCGCCGCGGCGCGTCGCACCGCGCCGCCCGACCTGGACCTGGAGGTGCCGGCCGACGCCGGGCGGCTCGCCGACGTGCGTGCGGAGGTCGACGCGTGGGCCAGGACCGTCGGGCTCGAGGCGCGCGAGCGGGCCGCGCTCGTCCTGGCCGCGAGCGAGGCCGCGACGAACAGCATCGAGCACGCGTACGCGGGCGCGGACCCCGGGCGGATCCGCGTCGAGGGACGGCTGCGCCGCACGACCGTCACGCTCGCGGTCGCCGACGACGGAGCGTGGCGTCCGCCCGCGCCCGACCCCGGCGACCGGGGCCGCGGCCTGAGCATGGTCGCGTCGAGCGGCGCGCGCCTGTCCGTCGACGCGGGGGAGACGGGCACCCGGGTCGAGTTCGAGATCGACGCCCGCAGGCGCGCGCCCGTCGGGTCCCCCGTCGTCGGGCCCACGGCCGTGCTGACCGGGGGGCCCGAGGTGACGGTCGGCGACGACGGCGTCATCCGCATCGGGGGTGTGCTCGACACCGAGTCCGCCGCGGCCCTCGTCGATGCCGAGGTCCGGTCCCGCTCGCGCGGCGGCATCGTGCCGGTGACCGTCGAGATCGCGCCGACCGCGTTCCTCGGCAGCGCCGCCGTCCGCGCGATCGAGCGCTACGTCCGGGGCGCCGACCCCGCGGCGCGGCGCGTCGAGGTGGTCGTGCAGGGCGGCAGCCCTGCGGCGCAGACGCTCGCCGTCGTCGGGACGCCCGTCGTCACCCGGTGA
- a CDS encoding sensor histidine kinase gives MTRSGDAGLEPADRDRRRITIVVAATNFTLYALMALGAWAAWGGLQEAVDHERSTIGVIADGLGILVINLAYGAAVLAGTLALGVVRRGWAARVLVSAGVAAVASLPRMTALVAVSSTPVSTSYVLGIGLLGFFSGVVGMLAALFAATLVERARTETRRREVEAGRARRAVEALQDEELRVRRLVFDQLHGTLQYHLVSVTAGLDRLTEQLDAEGARARAADLRGWAEVLEEIREQDVRSLSHAVFPSGADLGTEEAIQLLLQRLPPQVETSIELGPVYRRLAEGGATPMPVAERLVAIYTVEEAVTNALKHGHARAVRVRADAEPTDDPAQWVFTAVVDDDGTGPARPDPPLHGLSRHRERIENRGGSLALGSNPDGGGRLTFRLPFVAAGDR, from the coding sequence GTGACGAGATCGGGCGACGCGGGTCTCGAGCCTGCCGACCGGGACCGCCGGCGCATCACGATCGTCGTGGCGGCGACGAACTTCACGTTGTACGCGCTGATGGCGCTCGGCGCGTGGGCCGCGTGGGGCGGGCTGCAGGAGGCCGTCGACCACGAGCGCAGCACGATCGGCGTGATCGCCGACGGCCTCGGCATCCTCGTGATCAACCTCGCGTACGGCGCCGCGGTGCTCGCCGGGACGCTCGCGCTCGGCGTGGTGCGACGGGGGTGGGCGGCACGGGTGCTCGTGAGCGCGGGCGTGGCGGCCGTCGCGTCGCTCCCGCGGATGACGGCGCTCGTCGCCGTGAGCAGCACGCCCGTGTCGACGAGCTACGTGCTCGGGATCGGGTTGCTCGGGTTCTTCTCGGGCGTCGTCGGGATGCTCGCGGCGCTGTTCGCGGCGACGCTCGTCGAGCGGGCCCGGACGGAGACGCGCCGCCGGGAGGTCGAGGCGGGCCGGGCGAGACGCGCGGTGGAGGCGCTCCAGGACGAGGAGCTGCGCGTCCGACGCCTCGTGTTCGACCAGCTGCACGGCACGCTGCAGTACCACCTCGTCTCCGTGACGGCCGGGCTCGACAGGCTCACGGAGCAGCTGGACGCCGAGGGTGCGCGGGCGCGCGCGGCGGACCTCCGCGGGTGGGCCGAGGTGCTCGAGGAGATCCGCGAGCAGGACGTGCGGTCGCTGAGCCACGCCGTCTTCCCGTCCGGCGCGGACCTCGGGACCGAGGAGGCGATCCAGCTCCTGCTGCAGCGGCTGCCGCCGCAGGTGGAGACGTCGATCGAGCTCGGACCGGTGTACCGGCGGCTCGCGGAGGGCGGTGCGACGCCGATGCCGGTGGCCGAGCGGCTCGTCGCGATCTACACGGTCGAGGAGGCGGTGACCAACGCCCTCAAGCACGGCCATGCCCGCGCGGTCCGCGTGCGCGCCGATGCCGAGCCGACGGACGACCCGGCGCAGTGGGTGTTCACGGCGGTCGTCGACGACGACGGGACCGGCCCGGCGCGGCCCGACCCCCCGCTGCACGGCCTGTCCCGGCACCGCGAGCGCATCGAGAACCGCGGCGGCTCGCTCGCGCTCGGGTCGAACCCCGACGGCGGCGGCCGGCTCACGTTCCGGCTCCCGTTCGTGGCCGCCGGGGACCGCTGA
- a CDS encoding family 43 glycosylhydrolase — MNQPSAHPHRRRLRAAIALLAAAVCAVTVLPAPAQADNPIVQHLYTADPAPLVHDGRVYLYTGHDEDGSTYFTMRDWRVFSSTDMVNWTDHGSPMSLATFAWADADAWAGQVVARNGKFYWYVPVRQRSTGQRVIGVGVADSPTGPFRDALGRPLVGNGEIDPTVLIDDDGQAYLYWGNPRLWYVRLNADMISYAGSPTQIPLTTAGFGTRTGDPNRPTLYEEGPWVYKRGGTYYNVFAARCCSEFIGYSTAPGPTGPWTYRGTVMPTQGSSFTNHPGIVDFNGGSYFFYHNGALPGGGGYTRSVAVEKFSYNADGSIPTITMTSTGAPQIGTLDPYVRQEAETIAWGSGIETEPSSEGGMNVGWIENGDYVKVKGVAFGTGATSFSARVASATSGGRIEVRLDGTGGPLVATCTVGGTGGWQSWTTTTCPVTGATGTHDLYLRFAGGSGNLFNVDWWQFARGTTNPTAYRVTNRNSGQVVDVQQGSLADLAVVGQWPSTGSAWQQWRFVDAGSGNVRLQSVHSGKCLDVNGASTADGAAVIQYTCHDRDNQVFTWHSTGDGYSQLVNVNSGKCLNVVNGSTTAGAALEQRTCGSATSMQWSRS, encoded by the coding sequence GTGAACCAGCCATCAGCACACCCGCACAGGAGGCGGCTCCGGGCGGCCATCGCGTTGCTCGCCGCGGCGGTCTGCGCCGTCACCGTGCTCCCTGCCCCGGCGCAGGCGGACAACCCGATCGTCCAGCACCTCTACACCGCCGACCCCGCACCCCTGGTGCACGACGGCCGCGTCTATCTCTACACGGGGCACGACGAGGACGGCTCGACGTACTTCACGATGCGCGACTGGCGCGTCTTCTCCTCGACGGACATGGTCAACTGGACGGACCACGGCTCGCCGATGTCGCTCGCGACGTTCGCCTGGGCCGACGCCGACGCGTGGGCGGGCCAGGTGGTCGCGCGGAACGGGAAGTTCTACTGGTACGTCCCGGTCCGGCAGCGCTCGACGGGGCAGCGCGTCATCGGGGTCGGCGTCGCCGACAGCCCGACGGGGCCGTTCCGCGACGCGCTCGGCCGCCCGCTCGTCGGCAACGGCGAGATCGACCCGACCGTGCTGATCGACGACGACGGCCAGGCGTACCTGTACTGGGGCAACCCCCGCCTCTGGTACGTCCGGCTCAACGCGGACATGATCTCGTACGCGGGCAGCCCGACCCAGATCCCGCTCACGACCGCAGGTTTCGGCACCCGCACGGGCGACCCCAACCGGCCGACCCTGTACGAGGAGGGGCCCTGGGTCTACAAGCGCGGCGGGACCTACTACAACGTGTTCGCGGCCCGCTGCTGCTCCGAGTTCATCGGCTACTCGACCGCGCCCGGGCCGACCGGGCCGTGGACCTACCGCGGCACCGTCATGCCGACGCAGGGCAGCAGCTTCACGAACCACCCTGGCATCGTCGACTTCAACGGCGGCTCGTACTTCTTCTACCACAACGGCGCACTGCCGGGCGGTGGCGGCTACACCCGCTCGGTCGCGGTCGAGAAGTTCTCCTACAACGCCGACGGCAGCATCCCGACGATCACCATGACGAGCACGGGTGCACCCCAGATAGGCACGCTCGACCCGTACGTCCGGCAGGAGGCCGAGACGATCGCCTGGGGGTCCGGGATCGAGACGGAACCGTCGAGCGAGGGCGGGATGAACGTCGGCTGGATCGAGAACGGCGACTACGTGAAGGTGAAGGGCGTCGCGTTCGGCACCGGCGCGACCTCCTTCTCCGCGCGCGTCGCGTCCGCCACGAGCGGCGGGCGCATCGAGGTGCGGCTGGACGGCACGGGTGGACCGCTCGTCGCGACCTGCACCGTCGGTGGCACCGGCGGGTGGCAGAGCTGGACGACCACCACCTGCCCGGTCACCGGCGCGACCGGGACGCACGACCTGTACCTGCGGTTCGCCGGCGGCAGCGGCAACCTGTTCAACGTCGACTGGTGGCAGTTCGCCCGAGGCACGACGAACCCGACGGCGTACCGGGTGACGAACCGGAACAGCGGGCAGGTGGTCGACGTGCAGCAGGGCAGCCTCGCCGACCTCGCGGTCGTCGGCCAGTGGCCCAGCACGGGCTCGGCGTGGCAGCAGTGGCGCTTCGTCGACGCCGGCAGCGGGAACGTGCGCCTCCAGAGCGTCCACAGCGGCAAGTGCCTCGACGTCAACGGTGCGTCGACGGCCGACGGCGCGGCGGTCATCCAGTACACGTGCCACGACCGGGACAACCAGGTCTTCACCTGGCACTCGACCGGTGACGGCTACAGCCAGCTCGTGAACGTGAACAGCGGCAAGTGCCTGAACGTGGTCAACGGCTCGACGACCGCGGGCGCCGCGCTGGAGCAGCGCACGTGCGGCTCCGCGACGAGCATGCAGTGGTCACGCTCCTGA
- a CDS encoding ester cyclase, translating into MSEDGRPDAAQTRQVVERYLDSDHGDTSAMSPDVVFRLMATGDEYRTPQGVQGLLDFFYHQAFDATAERTRFVVDGGTAVFEGFVVGRHTGEFAGVAATGKQVRIPLAVVYDVRDGAIVEGRVYVEIPAFLAQVGAGAQVEPPPSSGGRSVVR; encoded by the coding sequence ATGTCCGAGGACGGGCGCCCGGACGCCGCGCAGACGCGGCAGGTCGTCGAGCGGTATCTCGACTCCGACCACGGCGACACCAGCGCGATGTCGCCCGACGTGGTCTTCCGGCTGATGGCGACGGGGGACGAGTACCGGACGCCGCAGGGCGTCCAGGGTCTGCTCGACTTCTTCTACCACCAGGCGTTCGACGCCACCGCCGAGCGGACCCGGTTCGTCGTCGACGGCGGAACGGCCGTCTTCGAGGGATTCGTCGTCGGCCGGCACACCGGCGAGTTCGCGGGCGTGGCGGCGACCGGCAAGCAGGTGCGGATCCCGCTCGCCGTCGTGTACGACGTCCGGGACGGGGCGATCGTCGAGGGCCGCGTCTACGTCGAGATCCCCGCGTTCCTCGCCCAGGTGGGTGCCGGCGCCCAGGTCGAGCCGCCGCCGTCGAGCGGCGGCCGCAGCGTGGTCAGGTGA
- a CDS encoding protein kinase domain-containing protein, which produces MVNEETQSILYRLIGWLRGQIGKEFTFDQVVERVDGKPRLVEERWVVRVTDVVAKPGGQAAVAKVRVVEPSDWAHRAYALRLEPVSHDHRSQQRRITIDAMAERSRNGDPRWRALIPVRATFLWDLHAPELNLELGRALPLWVDLLQWGTTLRDHVTRNGGALPVQDAVRLLLPVMEVIALAHVDGTLHRDLDEGNTYVINNRRLHVADWGVAKDVQPGAEATSTYIVHKGRAYLTPPEYLGPSPLTGKYTDAWFLGRLLVYTATGSLSPYADPEQAQRWSIHLDGLPHAVRRVAEGLCDPEPSARMKLSDAIDGLQEWLTTSAREPEAAAVAPSTPSAESIAPTVLAPRPGPTVEERAAGPTERSPTTPTATVAEPAAPTPVHKVPAKAGQGARHTVHDRPAGAAAVRPAAQQAGTPQAQTPRTTTTPPAAPPTAGPPASSTPPTKPRAQPPHARRTGRRSAVALALVVAVAAVVVQLQLVPGVTWATIADRAATLTDDAQHSPTPTVDARVADLAHVAAWGPAGHQTDTTSVTATLDTAATQLTWHSDELLILHLELATLTNTTGTDQTFSWACDRSSVDNADGTRDMQAGPYVVVNASGQKAAALVARPTEWHAEDDTRTAMPAACATIDGTTTLGTTWTSVTVPAGQTVTVPPENAALEFAMPTDGVTRATDTTYPLEMPGLVFLSDDYSTAVLVTTDEMVPPSTSSG; this is translated from the coding sequence ATGGTGAACGAGGAGACCCAGAGCATCCTGTACCGGCTCATCGGATGGCTGCGTGGGCAGATCGGCAAGGAGTTCACGTTCGACCAGGTCGTCGAACGTGTCGACGGCAAGCCCCGACTCGTCGAGGAGCGATGGGTCGTGCGCGTGACCGACGTCGTCGCCAAGCCCGGCGGGCAGGCAGCGGTCGCCAAGGTCCGCGTCGTGGAACCGTCCGACTGGGCACACCGCGCCTACGCGCTGCGGCTCGAACCCGTGAGCCACGACCACCGCTCCCAGCAACGCCGCATCACGATCGACGCCATGGCGGAGCGGTCCCGCAACGGCGACCCGCGATGGCGTGCCCTGATACCCGTGCGTGCCACGTTCCTGTGGGACCTGCACGCCCCCGAGCTGAACCTCGAGCTCGGACGGGCACTGCCCCTGTGGGTCGACCTGCTCCAGTGGGGCACGACGCTACGTGACCATGTCACCCGCAACGGCGGCGCGCTGCCCGTCCAGGACGCCGTCCGCCTGCTGCTGCCCGTCATGGAGGTCATCGCCCTGGCGCACGTCGACGGCACCCTCCACCGAGACCTGGACGAAGGGAACACCTACGTCATCAACAACCGGCGCCTGCACGTCGCCGACTGGGGCGTCGCCAAGGACGTTCAGCCCGGCGCAGAAGCCACCAGCACCTACATCGTCCACAAGGGACGCGCCTACCTCACGCCCCCCGAGTACCTGGGGCCCAGCCCGCTGACCGGCAAGTACACCGACGCGTGGTTCCTCGGCCGGCTCCTGGTGTACACCGCGACCGGCAGCCTGTCCCCGTACGCCGACCCCGAACAAGCACAGCGCTGGAGCATCCACCTCGACGGCCTGCCCCACGCCGTGCGACGCGTCGCCGAAGGGCTGTGCGATCCCGAGCCGTCCGCACGCATGAAGCTGTCCGACGCGATCGACGGCCTCCAGGAGTGGCTCACGACCTCCGCGCGCGAGCCCGAGGCCGCAGCCGTCGCACCCTCGACGCCCTCGGCCGAGAGCATCGCCCCGACCGTCCTCGCACCCCGACCGGGCCCGACTGTCGAGGAGAGGGCCGCCGGCCCGACCGAGAGGTCCCCCACGACGCCGACGGCGACGGTGGCCGAACCCGCCGCGCCCACACCCGTCCACAAGGTCCCCGCCAAGGCCGGCCAGGGCGCACGGCACACCGTGCACGACCGTCCCGCCGGCGCGGCGGCAGTCCGACCGGCCGCGCAGCAGGCCGGCACACCGCAGGCTCAGACGCCACGCACGACAACCACCCCACCGGCCGCACCCCCGACGGCGGGCCCCCCGGCCAGCTCGACGCCACCGACGAAGCCGCGAGCCCAGCCGCCTCACGCCAGGCGCACGGGCCGCCGGTCCGCCGTCGCACTGGCCCTCGTGGTCGCCGTCGCGGCCGTGGTCGTCCAGCTTCAGCTCGTTCCCGGAGTCACCTGGGCCACGATCGCGGACAGGGCCGCCACGCTCACCGACGACGCCCAGCACTCACCCACGCCCACCGTCGACGCCCGAGTGGCCGATCTCGCGCACGTCGCCGCCTGGGGACCAGCCGGCCATCAGACCGACACCACGTCCGTCACCGCCACCCTCGACACCGCCGCCACCCAGCTCACCTGGCACAGCGATGAGCTGCTCATCCTCCACCTCGAGCTCGCTACCCTGACCAACACCACCGGCACCGACCAGACGTTCTCGTGGGCGTGTGACCGCAGCTCCGTCGACAACGCCGACGGCACCCGAGACATGCAGGCCGGTCCGTACGTCGTCGTCAACGCGAGCGGGCAGAAGGCCGCCGCCCTGGTCGCGCGGCCGACGGAATGGCACGCCGAGGACGACACTCGTACCGCGATGCCGGCCGCCTGCGCGACGATCGACGGAACGACCACGCTGGGAACGACCTGGACTTCGGTCACCGTGCCCGCGGGCCAGACCGTGACCGTCCCACCCGAGAACGCCGCGCTCGAGTTCGCCATGCCGACCGACGGCGTCACCCGCGCGACCGACACCACCTACCCACTGGAGATGCCCGGCCTGGTCTTCCTGTCCGACGACTACAGCACCGCCGTCCTCGTCACCACCGACGAGATGGTTCCGCCGAGCACGTCGAGCGGCTGA
- a CDS encoding protein phosphatase 2C domain-containing protein, whose translation MADDLDPRPDSHAPVPTPWADTAPVPVVPAPVVPTSSPAPPVDPAPAAERPATFTTAAGGLENTRGTPWQDRWATGQNASGCWLIVADGISGGTGGAYAAEAAAAVAAAALAGTDLSESAILGAVLLAGRAVRPWYAGGREGGTTLSIATITATHVIAAAIGDSPILVATNGAPLRQVTPTAPPGPLRAWLGSGYTTDPWLGSWPTATSTTVAVASDGINADALPTTSLTDLVTTALTTRRVGADDSTIVAAHAYVPPPPAQDTTW comes from the coding sequence GTGGCTGACGACCTCGACCCGCGGCCCGACAGCCACGCACCGGTACCCACGCCCTGGGCTGACACCGCCCCCGTTCCTGTCGTGCCCGCACCCGTCGTGCCGACGTCCTCGCCGGCACCACCAGTCGACCCGGCCCCTGCGGCCGAGCGCCCGGCGACCTTCACCACCGCAGCCGGCGGCCTGGAGAACACCCGGGGCACCCCGTGGCAGGACCGGTGGGCCACCGGCCAGAACGCGTCCGGGTGCTGGCTCATCGTCGCCGACGGCATCAGCGGCGGCACCGGAGGCGCATACGCCGCAGAAGCAGCGGCCGCCGTCGCAGCCGCAGCGCTCGCCGGGACCGACCTGTCCGAGAGCGCCATCCTAGGCGCCGTCCTGCTCGCCGGACGGGCCGTCCGACCCTGGTACGCCGGCGGCCGTGAAGGGGGCACCACCTTGTCGATCGCGACGATCACGGCGACCCACGTGATCGCGGCCGCCATCGGCGACTCGCCCATCCTCGTCGCCACGAACGGCGCACCCCTACGCCAGGTCACCCCGACCGCCCCGCCAGGACCACTGCGGGCGTGGCTCGGATCGGGATACACCACCGACCCATGGCTGGGCTCATGGCCGACCGCGACGAGCACGACCGTCGCCGTCGCCTCCGACGGCATCAACGCCGACGCCCTGCCCACCACCAGCCTGACCGACCTGGTCACCACCGCCCTGACGACCCGACGCGTCGGAGCTGACGACTCCACGATCGTCGCCGCCCACGCCTACGTCCCACCACCACCCGCCCAGGACACGACATGGTGA
- a CDS encoding FhaA domain-containing protein: MRDVLILAIPAAAVLATLWWLRARWQAESLRQVVFELFARLLPGPPRTTASLRRTLVRRVLATAVHMPSNKTYVPSNITIRLAVEDYDRLVATVPVYALELDLAGVLRTRAARERWQLPDAGIGVHLEPDPALHTGWIPAAQARAPHTHTSLEDTHAFPLAFAPAPGPTERATATATTKEAPAIDETAWLVDARGNHHELSATGTTIGRGPTCTVRIDDPLVSREHAHVSRTAHGWVVTDTGSTNGTWVVGALVRPGDTQALLPSNAIRFGSGGPVLTFVTQRTPAGGPTLPPTARLEHSGDRRG, encoded by the coding sequence ATGCGCGACGTCCTCATCCTCGCGATCCCCGCAGCCGCGGTGCTCGCCACCCTGTGGTGGTTGCGGGCACGCTGGCAGGCCGAGTCGCTCCGGCAGGTCGTCTTCGAGCTCTTCGCCCGCCTCCTGCCCGGCCCGCCGCGTACGACCGCCAGCCTGCGGCGCACCCTCGTGCGGCGTGTCCTGGCCACCGCGGTCCACATGCCGTCGAACAAGACCTACGTGCCGTCCAACATCACCATCCGCCTCGCCGTCGAGGACTACGACCGCCTGGTCGCCACCGTCCCCGTGTACGCCCTCGAGCTCGACCTCGCCGGCGTCCTCCGCACCCGAGCGGCCCGCGAGCGCTGGCAGCTGCCAGACGCCGGCATCGGTGTCCACCTCGAACCCGACCCCGCGCTCCACACCGGATGGATCCCGGCCGCCCAAGCGCGCGCCCCGCACACCCACACGTCGCTGGAGGACACCCACGCCTTCCCGCTGGCCTTCGCTCCCGCGCCGGGCCCGACCGAGCGGGCAACCGCGACCGCCACCACCAAGGAGGCCCCCGCGATCGATGAGACGGCGTGGCTGGTCGACGCACGCGGCAACCACCACGAGCTGAGCGCGACCGGCACGACCATCGGACGTGGGCCGACGTGCACCGTGCGCATCGACGACCCGCTCGTGTCCCGCGAGCACGCCCACGTGTCGCGCACAGCACACGGGTGGGTCGTCACCGACACCGGCTCGACGAACGGCACCTGGGTCGTCGGAGCGCTCGTACGCCCCGGTGACACCCAGGCCCTCCTGCCGTCCAACGCGATCCGGTTCGGGTCCGGCGGCCCGGTGCTCACGTTCGTCACCCAGCGCACGCCCGCGGGCGGCCCCACGCTGCCGCCGACCGCCCGACTCGAGCACTCCGGAGACCGCCGTGGCTGA